In Arthrobacter sp. CJ23, the genomic window CAGCGGGGTCTTGCCGAGGGACTGCGCGGCCTCGTCGAGTTCCTTGGGGGCCTGGGCCAGTCCGGAACGGATGTTGACCAGGGCCCGGGGCAGGAACAGCAGTACGTAGGCGGCCACCAGCACGCCGGCTGTCTGGTAGACGCCGGGCACGGCGCGGATACTCACTGTGACGAACGCCAGGCCCACCACGATGCCGGGCAGCGAACTGGTCACGTAGTTGGAGAGCTCCAGCATCTTGCTGAACCAGCTGGGGTGCCGCACGGCCAGGTAGGCCATGGGAAAGGCCACCACCGTGGTCACGGCGGCGCCTACGGCACCGTAGCCGAGGGTCTGCAGCAGCGCGGGCAGGAATTCCTCGGCCGACCAGATCTCGGCACCGCCCGCGATCACCCAGCGCAGCACGAACCAGACGGGCAGGCCGAAGGCCAGCGCCGTCACGGCCAGCAGGCCAAGCTGGGCGGGCAGCTGGTAGTGGCGCAGGGGCGCGCGGATGGCCTTGCCCTGGGCGCCGGAGCCCACCCGTGCGTAACGGGCGGTGCCGCGGCTTTTGACCTCCACCACCAGCAGGATGAGGCAGAAGAACACCAGCACGCTCGCCAGCATGTTGCCGGCCGTGCCGTTGAAGGTGGACTGGAACTGCACCATGATCGCGGTGGTGAACGTGTCGAAGCGGATCATCGCGAAGGCGCCGTATTCGGCCAGCAGGTGCAGGGACACCAGCAGCGCGCCGCCGGTCATGGCGATCCGCAGCTGCGGGACCACCACGCGGAAGAAGACGGCCCACGGTCCCAGGCCCAGCGACGCCGCCGACTGCTCGATCGCCGGATCCAGCCTGCCCAGGGTGGCCGCGGCCGGGATGTAGACGAGCGGGAAGTAGGACAGCGTGGCGATGAGCACGCCGGACCAGACGCCTTCCAGGGACGGCACGGCGGACACCCAGGAGTAGCTGTTCACGAACGCCGGAATGGCCAGGGGAGCGGCCAAGGCCACGGCCCACAAGCGGTGGCCGCGCAGCTTGGTGCGTTCCACCAGCCAGGCCCCGCCCACGCCCAGCACCACGCACAGCGGCACAGTGAAGGCCATGAGCAGGATGGTGTTGAGCAGCAGCTCGCCGACGCGCGGCCGGAAGATGAGTTCGACGGCGGTGTCCCAGCCGGTGGCGGCGGTCATGTAGGCGACGTACCCCAGCGGGATCAGCGAAAACAGTGCGATCAGCACCGCCAGCACGGACACGGCGGAAACGCCGAAAGGCGGGCGAGGGCGCTTGCCCTTGCCCGCCGTCGTCGTGCTCCCCGAATGGCCGGGAGCCGATAGATCAGTGGTCACAGAATTACAGCAGTCCTGCCTTGGTCATCAGCTCGGTGACCTTCGTGGAGTTGAGCTTGGCCGGGTCCACCGTGGGGGCCTGCAGTTCCTTGACCGGAACCAGCTTCGCGTTGGCATCAACCTGGGAG contains:
- a CDS encoding iron ABC transporter permease, coding for MTTDLSAPGHSGSTTTAGKGKRPRPPFGVSAVSVLAVLIALFSLIPLGYVAYMTAATGWDTAVELIFRPRVGELLLNTILLMAFTVPLCVVLGVGGAWLVERTKLRGHRLWAVALAAPLAIPAFVNSYSWVSAVPSLEGVWSGVLIATLSYFPLVYIPAAATLGRLDPAIEQSAASLGLGPWAVFFRVVVPQLRIAMTGGALLVSLHLLAEYGAFAMIRFDTFTTAIMVQFQSTFNGTAGNMLASVLVFFCLILLVVEVKSRGTARYARVGSGAQGKAIRAPLRHYQLPAQLGLLAVTALAFGLPVWFVLRWVIAGGAEIWSAEEFLPALLQTLGYGAVGAAVTTVVAFPMAYLAVRHPSWFSKMLELSNYVTSSLPGIVVGLAFVTVSIRAVPGVYQTAGVLVAAYVLLFLPRALVNIRSGLAQAPKELDEAAQSLGKTPLVSFLKVTLRLTAPAAAGGAALVFLAIVNELTATLLLSPNGTRTLATEFWSKSSEIDYTGAAPYALLMILLSAPMTYLLFQQSKKVAGQ